In Lujinxingia vulgaris, a single window of DNA contains:
- a CDS encoding tetratricopeptide repeat protein — protein MHPNLQKSLRLFAACLTLLLTACAGAPTTTTEPAAPLEFPHDAPIDAAAELNDILTFLYDTHGSDLEAVRTRLKALVERAPAYPLAHYNLGLLAHISNEPDRARDHYTRALELDPKLSAAHINLGILAADARNDGQAQRHFETALQLSPDHPLAHQNISTRSSSPDDTYTEPTAVEVHLKAGLEQWAREDRDAALSSFRQALETYETLDEDQQHLHREPAAHAAFMLAEDANERAMALKMDATEPERLRNQAEAKVQALNEAHDLYKAVILYESPQWAVAATYRIGEGYLGFVTMFRQSPVPEELREDQKLVYKGILEDKTTQLLEHTYNHFTTALQIAQDTGILTDFSYRAALARFEIKPDIHSQPAALPPVGQPRQDGFVLHGFLSPPSSGDEEPEELEVVEGDKKDEEELD, from the coding sequence ATGCACCCCAACCTCCAGAAAAGTCTCCGGCTATTCGCCGCCTGCCTCACCCTCCTCCTCACCGCCTGCGCCGGTGCCCCCACGACCACCACCGAGCCGGCCGCCCCCCTTGAGTTCCCCCACGACGCCCCCATCGACGCCGCCGCCGAACTCAACGACATCCTGACCTTTCTCTACGACACCCACGGCAGCGATCTGGAAGCTGTGCGAACACGGCTCAAGGCCCTGGTTGAGCGCGCGCCCGCTTATCCACTGGCCCACTACAACCTCGGCCTCCTCGCCCACATCAGCAATGAGCCCGACCGGGCCCGCGACCACTACACCCGCGCCCTGGAGCTCGACCCCAAACTCAGCGCCGCCCACATCAACCTGGGCATACTCGCTGCCGATGCCCGCAACGACGGCCAGGCGCAACGCCACTTCGAGACGGCCCTCCAGCTCTCGCCAGACCACCCGCTCGCACACCAGAACATCTCCACGCGGTCCTCGTCACCTGACGACACCTACACCGAACCCACGGCCGTAGAAGTTCACCTTAAAGCGGGATTGGAGCAATGGGCGCGCGAAGACCGAGACGCCGCACTCTCCAGCTTTCGCCAGGCACTCGAAACCTATGAGACGCTCGACGAAGACCAACAACACCTCCACCGCGAGCCTGCAGCACACGCGGCCTTCATGCTGGCAGAAGACGCCAATGAACGCGCTATGGCCCTGAAGATGGACGCCACCGAACCTGAACGTCTAAGGAACCAGGCAGAAGCAAAAGTCCAGGCACTTAACGAAGCCCATGACCTCTATAAGGCGGTCATTCTATACGAAAGTCCACAATGGGCGGTCGCGGCTACCTACCGCATTGGCGAAGGCTACCTTGGGTTTGTCACAATGTTTCGACAGTCCCCCGTCCCGGAGGAGCTGCGCGAAGACCAGAAACTCGTATACAAAGGCATTCTCGAGGATAAAACGACGCAACTTCTCGAACACACATACAACCATTTCACAACCGCTCTTCAAATCGCTCAGGACACGGGAATCCTCACCGACTTCTCCTACAGAGCCGCCCTCGCGCGTTTTGAAATCAAGCCCGACATTCACTCCCAACCCGCCGCGTTGCCGCCCGTCGGACAGCCTCGTCAGGATGGGTTTGTGCTCCACGGGTTCCTCTCCCCACCCTCAAGCGGCGACGAAGAGCCCGAAGAGTTGGAAGTCGTTGAGGGAGATAAAAAGGACGAAGAAGAGTTGGACTAA